In Mycolicibacterium gadium, the genomic window GTCCGTGGGGTCTGAGAGCCGACACCGGCGGATTTCTGGCCTCCGGCCGACCCGTGGAGATTTGGAAACTGTGGGGGTCTGTCGGTGTTCGAAACACTACACCTAGTGTCCGACAATCCGAACAGATACCAGATGTTCTGAATAACAATTTTGAAATTCCCTGGTCGTAAGCATTCGTCGGCGATCTTCCCCGGCGTGTCGCACATCACATCGTGGGTGTGTCGCGCCTGAGCCCCAGATCTACCACGGGCCACCGACAGGTCGGCCCCCGTCAACTGTCACAGTGACGTAACAGCAAATGCTCCGAAACGGTCACGGAAGGCGTCCGGCATCGTCGGCGTAACGACGGCCGCGAAGGATTCCCTCGATGTTGCGCTCGGCAAGCGCGGTGATCGACATGAACGGATTGCAACCGATGTAGCCCGGGAGCAGCGACGCATCGTTCACATAGAGGTTGTCGTAGCCCCTGACCCGCCCGAAAGCGTCGGTGGCCCGCCCCCGCACCACCCCGCCCAGCGGATGCACCGTGTGGGGTGCGAAGACCTTCCCGTCGAAGATGTCATCGCGGTACTCGACGCCGTTGGCGCCCACGATCCGGTCGAACACGGTCCGGGCCCTGGCCACCTGATGCTCGGTGTGCCCCTCCGGCCAGTCGATGGTGATCGAATCGGTGGCGGTGTCGTACATGATGTCCGCACGGTCGTCGGTCTTGACCATCGCGTAGTAGCCGAGCGCGTGAGTCTCGACCGGAAGCGGGATCGAGAAGACGCTGGCATACACCGGATTGTCCGGGTCGCTGCGGCCGTCGATGTTGATCATGCCCATCAGCGACTGCTCGGTGCCCGTCGGATCGCTGGTCATGTGCGACACCATGACGTCCCCATTGTTGCCGTAGCCACGGCCGATCTCGTCACTGAGATCCGGAAGCGCTCCGGTGTCCCGGGCCCGCAACAGAATATGCGACGTGCCGAGCACCCCGGCGCTCAAGAACAGCCGATCGCAACCTAATTCCTCGCGGGCGACCTCGGTCCCCCACCGGTCGATCTCGCGGATGGCTACCACGTACTCGCCGGAGGGTTCGCGACGGATGCCGGTGACTTCGGTGAGGGCACGTAGTTTCACATAGCCGGTCCCCAGGGCCGCGGCGATGTATGTCTGGTCTACGCTGCCGAACCGCCCGAAGTTGTTGCCGTACTGCTGCTCGAAGTCGAGTGCGGAACGCGGAACCTGCCCCGCCTCCTCCTGTTTCATGTACTCGAATGAATAGGCGCTGGCGCTGTAGTCGACGCCGTAACCCGCGGCCTGTGCGTATTGACGGCCCACCCGCGCGTACTGAAAGTAGGGTGTCTGTTCGAACCAATCCATGTCGCGGCCGTTGATGCGAAGCATCTGGGCGGCGCGCCCGACGTAGGTGCCGAGGAACTCGTCGGCGGTGATGTCAGGGAAGGCGGCGCGAACCTGATCCGCGGTGGGGACGGCGGCGATCGCCGCGTTGATCATCGATCCGCCACCGACCGCCACGCCGCGAAACACGCTGTGCGCGCCGTGCACTGACTTGTCACAGATGCCGGCTTGGACGGGTTGTGCCGACGGGTTGTTCTTGGCCACGTCTTCGACAGAGACACCCATGTACGACGGCACCAGGCTCGGCGGGACGTCGGAGAACCACGCCGCACGCGTGTCGGCGGGCAGCATGCGGGTGAAGCGTCTGCCGTCTTCGTCCGGTGTGTCCCAGTGCCTTCCCTTCTCCAAAATCAATGTCTGAATGCCGGCTTGCCCAAGCCGCAGCGCGGACACCCCGCCGCCGTAACCACTGCCCACCACGATCGCGGGGTAATGACTTCGCGAGGTCTTCGCTGCCGGCGGAATCCGGAACTCGAGGAAACCGGCGCCGAAAGCAGCACCGGCGACCATTCCCGCCGAGGCTCCCAGAAAGCGCCTGCGTGAGACCGTCGGCTCAGCGCGTCGATGTCGCGCAACGGGCGCTCGCTGGACCAGGAACTTGTCGGTCGTCTGCGACTCTAGCGAATTTTTCATTATTTTCTACAGACGTCAATTTCAGGTGAGTCGAGCGTGCTGTCAGTAAGGATCACGAAGTCGAATTTGTCGCGGACGCAACAGTCCGGACAGTTCCAGTCGTCCGGAACTGCTTCCCATGGGGTGCCCCTGGGGAAACCTTCACGTGGATTAGCTGTGCTTTCGCAGTGTCGATAGCCACATTCAGGGCATTGCGCCGTTATCACGAGCGCTCTCCTTCATCCACTGAGCCGATCGTCTCCCGATGCCACATCGCATGGATTTCTGGTTCGAGTTGAATATATTAGCTTTCTTTTGTAGTTTGTGAAAGCAGATCTAGCAATGAACTGGAGTCATGGAGTCAACATCGAGAGCAGAGCATCGCGGGCATACTGAGCCCGGACAAGACATCGCCACGAACAAGGGTTGGCGGGACCGCAAGCGTTACCTCTGGCTGCTAGCGCCGATCGTCCCGTCGCTTGTCGCCGAATCGTGGTTTCTGGTGCAGGTGACCGGTGTGGATCTGTTCTGGTGGTTCGGTCCGATCCTGACCTTCTTCGTCGTGCCGGTGCTCGACCATCTGGTCGGCGCCGATGCCGAGAACCCGCCCGACAGCGCGTTGGCCTGGCTGGAGAACGACCGTTTCTATCGCTGGGTCACCATGCTCTTCCTTCCCTCGCAATATCTTTCGCTGCTCTTCGCGTGCTGGATTTGGGCCGGCGGCGGCTGGGTCCACATGTCAATGGTCGACAAGCTCGGACTGATGTTCACCGTCGGTATCGTTGGCGGGATCGCGATCAGCACCGCGCACGAACTCGGCCACCGGCGGGCCGGACTGGAGCGCAGGCTGAGCAAGCTCGCACTCGCCCAATCGGGCTACGGGCATTTCTTCGTCGAGCACAACCGCGGCCACCACGCCAGGGTCGCCACGCCGGAGGATCCCGCAAGCTCACGACTCGGCGAATCGCTGTACCTGTTCATCGGCCGATCGCTGACGGGCGGTGTGCGATCCGCATGGCGACTCGAGCGAGCACGATTCGCGCGTATCGGGACGACCCACTGGAGCTTGCGCAACGACGTGCTGAACGCCTGGTTGCTCACCCTGGTGTTGTTCGTGATCCTGGTCGTCTGGTTCGGAGTCGTTGTGCTGCCATGGCTTATCGGCCAGGCGATCGTCGGCTTCTGCATGCTCGAAACCGTCAACTATCTCGAGCACTATGGGCTGAGGCGACAAAAACTCGCCGACGGGCGCTACGAACGCGTACGCGCGTGGCACAGCTGGAACAGCAACACCATCGTCGCCAACGTGTGTCTGTTCCACCTCCAGCGGCACTCCGACCATCACGCCCATCCGGTGCGCCGCTATCAGACGCTGCGCCACGCCGAGGAGGCGCCGCAGCTTCCGTCGGGCTACGCCACGATGATGCTGATTGCGATGATCCCGCCGTTATGGCGCCGCATCATGGACTGGCGCGTCATTCAGCACTACGGCGGCCAGCTACACCTGGCGGCGTTGAGTCCGCGCTACGCAGAACACGGCAGACGCGCGGCCCACCGCGACGCGAGCCCGCCGCTGTGATGTCAGCCGACTTCGGCGGCCAGCTTGCCCACGATGTCGCGCAATTGTTCGGCAACCTCGGTGTTCTCACGGGGGTGCTTGCCGTCGAATGCCGTCGATCGCACTGACAGAGTCAGGTCCTCGATGACGCGCGGTCCGGCAATGCCGAACGACTTGCGCGTTTCGTCGTGGGCCCACACCCCGCCGTATTGGCCGAGCGCAGCCCCCACGACCGCCAGCGGCTTACCTTTGAGCGCGCCGTCACCGAACGGCCGCGACAACCAGTCGATCGCGTTCTTCAACACGCCCGGAATGCTCCCGTTGTACTCGGGTGTGACGACCAGAGCGGCGTCAGCGTCGGCAGCGGCCTGCCGTAACGCGACTACCGGCTCTGCGACGTCGGCGTTGTCGATGTCCTCGTTGTAGAACGGCAACTCCCCCAGCCGGTCGAAAGTCTGCAGCCGTACACCGTCTGGAGCCGATTCGATGGCGAGTTCGGCGAGCTGCCGATTGACAGACGCCGCACGCAGGCTGCCTACCAATACGAGCATCTTGATGTCCGACATGTTCAAACCCTTTCGATCGCGGTATGGATCCTCGCATCGTGAAACCGGACCTTGGTCCGAATTCATCCCACTGAATTAAAGTGGTGACATGCCCCCACACGCGCTGCCGATCTCCGACGAGGCGCCGCAAGAACGGGGCGACGCCGCTCGTAATCGCACGTTACTGCTGGAAGCCGCGCGCCGGCTCATCTCCGAACGCGGCGCCGACGCGGTCACCACCGACGACATCGCCGTCGCCGCGGGTGTGGGCAAGGGCACACTGTTCCGCCGCTTCGGCAGCCGTGCGGGGCTGATGATCGTCCTGCTCGACGAGGACGAGAAGGTCCAGCAGCAGGCCTTTCTGTTCGGGCCGCCTCCGCTTGGCCCCGGCGCGCCGCCGCTGGAACGGCTGATCGCGTTCGGCCGCGCCAGGCTGAAGTTCGTCAGAGCCCATCAGGCGCTGCTATCGGACGCCAACAGGGACCCGCAGATGCGCTTCAGCGCCCCGGCCACGCTTCATCAACGGCACATCACGGTGCTGCTTGACGAGGCGGCCACCACCGGGGACCTCGACGCCCAGGCCACTGCCCTGCTCGCGCTGCTGGACGCCGACTACGTGCACCACCAGCTCACCGAAGGCGGTCAGACACTGAGGAGCCTTGGTGACGCGTGGGAAACCTTGGCGCGCAAGGTCTGCGGCACCTGACCCCGATGAGTCCCCGCTGGGTCCTGCACGTCGACCTCGATCAGTTCCAGGCCGCGGTCGAGGTCCGGCGGAACCCTGAGCTCGCCGGGCTGCCGATCATCGTCGGCGGCAACGGTGATCCGAATGAGCCCAGGAAGGTCGTCACCTGCGCGTCGTACCCGGCGCGGGCGTTCGGCGTGCACGCCGGGATGCCGCTTCGCACCGCGGCGCGCAAGTGCCCCGACGCGACGTTCCTGCCGCTGGACACGAACGCGTATGACGAGGCCTCCGAAGAGGTGATGGGCCTGCTGCGCGACCTCGGCCATCCCGTCGAGGTGTGGGGTTGGGACGAGGCGTACATCGGCGCCGACGAGTCGATCGATCCGTTCCAACTCGCCGAACGCATCCGTGAGGTCGTGGCCGCGGGCACGGGGCTGTCGTGTTCGGTCGGCATCAGCGACAACAAGCAGCGCGCCAAGGTCGCGACCGGTTTCGGTAAGCCGTCGGGAATCTTCTCGCTGACCGAGGACAACTGGATGGCGGTGATGGGTGACCGTGAGGTCGAGGCCCTCTGGGGGGTCGGTCCCAAGACAGCGAAAAGGCTTGCCGGCATGGGCGTCAACACCGTCGCAGACCTGGCCGCCACCGACGCGCAACTGTTGACGTCTACCTTCGGTCCGACGACCGGACTCTGGATTCTGTTGCTGGCCAAGGGTGGCGGTGACACCGAGGTCACTGCGCAACCGTGGGTGCCGCGCTCGCGCAGCCACGTGATCACGTTCCCCGAGGACCTGACCGACCCTGCCGAAATCGATTCGGCGGTAGTGAAACTCGCGAAGACAACACTCGCCGAGATCATCGACCAGGGCCGCGTCGTCACCCGGGTGGCGGTGACGGTGCGCACCAAGACGTTCTTCACCCGCACCAAGATTCGCAAGCTGGCGTCGGCGGGCAACAACGAACGGACGATTGTCGCCACGGCGCTGGATCTGCTGCACCAATTCGAACTGGACCGTCCGATCCGCCTGCTCGGCGTGCGACTTGAGCTCGCCGCGCCCGACGGCGGGTACTGACTAGTCACACCACGGCAATACGCTGCCCCCATGCTGAAAACGATCGCGATCCGCGGGTATCGGTCGTTGCGCGATGTGGTGCTGCCGCTGGCCGGGCTTACGGTCGTCACCGGCGCCAACGGTACGGGCAAGTCTTCGCTGTACCGGTCACTTCGGCTACTCGCGGACTGCGGCCGCGGCGAGGTGATCGGCTCCTTGGCGGCCGAGGGTGGTCTGGAGTCGGTGCTGTGGGCGGGTCCCGAACAACTCGGCGGCGCCAAGCGCACCGGACGCGTCGAGGGCACGACGCGAACCCGACCCGTCTCGCTCGAGCTGGGATTCGCATCCGACGACTTCGGCTATCTGGTAGACCTCGGGCTGCCACAGATGGCGGGGCATCGCTCGTTGTTCGCCCGCGACCCCGAGATCAAACGCGAGGCAGTGTTCGTCGGGCCCGTGATGCGGCCCGGTTCGACGCTGGTGCGCCGCACCCGCGAATACGCCGAGGCGAGTTCGGAATCGGGCCGCGGCTTCGACAAGCTCACCCAAGCGCTTCCGGCATACCGCAGCGTCCTCGCCGAGTACGCCCATCCCGGCGCACATCCGGAGCTCGCCGCGGTACGCGACCGGCTACGCAATTGGCGCTTCTACGATGGCTTCCGGGTGGACGCGACGGCGCCGTCGCGGCTGAGGCAGGTGGGTACCAGGACACAGGTGCTCGCCGACGACGGCAGCGATCTGGCGGCCGCCATCCAGACGATCATCGAAGCGGGCTTCGACGATCTGCATCGCGCCGTCGCCGAAGCATTTGACGGCGCCGCCGTGTCGGTCGCCGTGCACGACGGGCTGTTTGACCTTCAACTGCAGCAGCAGGGCATGCTCCGTCCACTGCGCGCCGCTGAATTATCCGACGGCACATTGCGTTTCCTGCTGTGGGCCGCCGCGTTGCTGAGCCCCCAACCACCCTCACTCATGGTCCTAAACGAACCGGAGACGTCGCTGCACCCCGACCTGGTCGGCCCGCTCGCGTCGTTGATCCGCGCAGCGGCGGACGCCACGCAGGTCATCGTCGTCACGCATTCGACGGCACTACTGGACCACCTGGGCGCAGTCGGGAATGCCGACTCCGACGGCGACGCGATCCAGCTCGAGTTGCGCAAGGATCTCGGCGAGACATGTGTCGACGGCCTGACCATGCTCACGGCCCCGGCGTGGGATTGGGGTAAGCGCTAGCGAGATTTGGCCGGCCGCAGCGCACGGGTGAAGAGCACGTTGACCTGACGCATGGCGACGCTGTACGGCCACCACATGGTGCGCTTGAACATATAGAGCGCCCGGATGTCCGGAGACGTGTAGACGAGGAACCTGTTGCGCCGAACGCCGCGCAGGATTCGGTCTGCGACATGTTCCGGTGACACCGCGTGGCCACTGAAGCGGTCCGTCCAACGTTGGACGCTGGGATCCTCGCGGTCCACGCCCGCGATGTGAATCGTCTGCACCAGCGGCGTTTTCACCGCGCCCGGTACCACGACAGATACGCCGATGCGGTGCCGCGCCAGGTCGAATCGCAGCACCTCGGAGAGGCCACGCAGGCCGTACTTGCTCGCGCTGTAGGCGGCGTGCCATGGCAACGCGACCAGACCAGCGGCCGACGACACGTTCACCAGATGGCCACCCCGGCCCGCGGCGACCATCGGCGGGACGAACGACTCGATGATGTGGATCGGACCCATCAGGTTGACGTCGATCATCGACTTCCAGTGCTGGTGTGAAAGCGTGGAGACAGTGCCCCACGCCGACACACCCGCGATGTTCATCACCACATCCATCGCCAGGTGCTCGGCGTGGACGTCGGCGGCGAATTCGTCGACGGCGTCGTAGTCGGAGATGTCAAAAGCACGGTAGGCGCCGACCACGCCACCCAGCGCACGGGCGTCGGCCACGGTCTGCTCCAGACCTTCGGCGTCGCGGTCGGTGAGATAGAGGTGGGCCCCTTCGGCGGCCAGCTTCAGCGCAGTCGCGCGGCCGATGCCGCTGGCGGCACCAGTGAGCAGACAACGCTTACCGGCGAAATCGCTTCTCCCAGACACGCTAGTCGCCATTCCGCTGACCCTACCTAGGCCGATTGACCGTTGCCCCAGAAGGCGGACAGCCATAGCCGCTCGACGATATCTACGGCGCGCGCGGGTTCCTCATTCCGACCGACGAAGGCACTGTCATGCATCAGCGTGAAGGAGGTCACCGCCGCCAGGGTCCGAACCAGGGCGGGCAGGTCGTCAGAGATCGGCCGCGCGTCGGGGTCGTTCTCGAGCAGAGTGATCAGTTTGGCGATGACACCGTCGTAAAAGTCGTCCATGATCTCGCGGATCTCCGCGTCGGTGTTGCGCGCCGCCGCGCATGCCGTCATCACCGGATCCTCGTTCGCGTACACGGCAGCCGCGCTACCCACCATCCGCTTCGCGAAGGCCGCAGGCGCCTCGCCGGGCTCACGGGGCGCGAAATGATGCGTGAGGTCGTCGAGCAGGTCGCCGGCGTCCTTCATGATCGTCGCGAGCACCGCGTACTTCGAGTCGAAGTAGAAGTAGAAACCTGATCGGGCGACCCCGGCTCGTTCGCTGATGGTGCTGACGGACAAATCGGCGAACGAGCGCTCGTGGAGCAGATCGCGCACCGCGGTGACGATGGCGTCACGTTGCCGGTCACCCCTGCTGCGGCGCACCTCGGGGCCGACGGACTCAGCGGTCATGGCAGTAGACCTTCGCATCGCGCCACGCCAGATCCAAACTTGACATGCGTCAAGTCTGCCATCCAGGATAAGGATAGGAGTGACAACGCCCACAGTCAGGCCACAGTCATCTTTTGCTTGAGGAGCCCAGATGCCGACGACCATCAGCACCAAGGACTACCTGCTGGACAAGGCGAAGCGACGGTTGACCCCGTCGATCACCAATTTCCCGGGTATGAGTGTGGTCGAGCGCCGGCTGCTCAACACCGACTTTCCACAGAAGACGATGACGAACCCGCCCCCGGGCAGCGAGCTCAAGGGAGTCGCCGGCGACGCCGGCCTGCCGATTTTGGGCCACATGATCGAGATGTTCCGCGGCGGACCCGACTACCTGCTGCACATCTACCGCAAATACGGCCCGCTCTACTATGCCGACTCTCCCGTCCTGCCCGCCGTCACGGCGCTCGGCCCCGATGCCGCGCAGGCCATCTACTCCAACCGAAACAAGGACTTCAACCAGCAGGGCTGGGTCCCGGTGATCGGCCCCTTCTTCCACCGCGGCCTGATGCTTCTCGACTTCGAGGAGCACATGTTCCACCGGCGGATCATGCAGGAGGCGTTCGTCCGGAGCCGGCTGGTCGGCTATCAGGAGCAGGTCGACAAGGTGGTCTCACAGGTCATCGCGAATGACTGGGTGACCAACGACCCGCGGTTCCTGATGTATCCGGCGATGAAGGAGCTCACGCTCGACATCGCCTCGATGGTGTTCATGGGTCACGAGCCGGGCACCGACCACGAACTCGTCACCAAGGTCAACAACGCGTTCACCACCACCACCCGCGCGGGCAACGCGATCATCCGCAAGCCGGTGCCGCCCTTCACCTGGTGGCGCGGGATGCAGGCCCGCAAGCTTCTCGAGGACTACTTCGAGGAGCGAGTGCGGGAACGTCGCGGCAAGGACGGTTCGGATCTGCTGACCGTGCTGTGTCAAACCGAGGACGAGGACGGCAACAAGTTCTCGGACGACGACATCGTCAACCACATGATCTTCCTGATGATGGCCGCGCACGACACGTCGACATCGACGGCGACCACGATGATCTACCACTTGGCGAAACACCCTGAGTGGCAAGACCGTTGCCGCGACGAGTCCGACCGTCTCGGCGACGGACCGCTCGACATCGATTCGCTCGAGAAGCTGGAATCCCTCGATCTGGTGATGAACGAGTCCATCCGCCTGGTGACCCCGGTGCAGTGGGCGATGCGTCAAACGGTGCGCGACACCGAACTGTTGGGCTACTACCTGCCCAAGGGCACGAACGTCATCGCCTACCCCGGGATGAACCATCGACTCGAGGAGTTCTACCCCGAACCGATGAAGTTCGATCCGCTGCGCTTCACCGAACCGCGGAACGAGCACAAGTCGCACCGGTACGCGTTCAGCCCCTTCGGCGGCGGCGCGCACAAGTGCATAGGCATGACGTTCGGCCAGTTCGAGGTGAAGACAATCCTGCACCGGCTGCTGCGCAAGTACCGGCTCGAGCTCCCACACAAGGGCTATACGACCGAATGGGATTACGGCGGCATGCCGGTGCCCAAGGACGGTATGCACATCGTGCTGCGTCCGCTGCACTGACCATGGCCGACAATCAGCGTTCCGTGGCCGGCCGCGTGCTTGCGGCACTGGCCATCGGGCGAATCGCCGCCGGCGTGCTGGCGTGGCTCAGCCCGAGCCTCACCGCACGGGTTTTCGGGATGGATGCCGACGGCGGCCAGTCGCATTACGCGTGGCGCTTGTTCGGAGTACGCGACGTCGTCATCGGCATGGGCACGCTGCTGTCGTCGGGTGCGCAGCAACGAGCGTTCGTGACCGCCGGGTTGGCGTGTGATGTGGGCGACGGCGCCGCCGGTGCCGTCGCGATATCCCGCGGCGACTTCACGCGCTCGACGGCCGGCGCCCCCGTCACCGTGCCGGTTCTCGCGGTCGCGCTCGGCGCATGGGCCCTGCGCGGCATCGCACGCTAGCCCATCGCCGCGAAATGGAATTCCAGCAGCGAAAGTCCGAGTAGAGGCCTGCTGGAATTCGATTTCGGCGAGATCAAGCCGCCAGCAGCCGGTTGGCGCACGCGATAACCGCACGCAACGCCGACTGCGTCGGGTCGTCGGCGAGGCCCACCGCCCATTCGGAGTGACCTCCGCCGGAACCGCGGATGAACGTCGCGGTGTTGTCTCCGGCCGGCAGTTGGTGGAACGCGGTCATCTCGACCGCGATCCCGCGCTCGTAGAGCATCTCCGTCAGCGCGGCGACCGGTCCGCACGCCTTGGCCGACGACGTGCTGATGCGATCTCCGACGGCCAGCGTCGCCTTATAGGTGCGGGCCTGCGGACCCAGCCGGGTGGCGGGCCGATCAGCATCGGCGCACTCCCACTGGCCCAGTCGCAATGGTCCTGTCGTGGGCGCATATTGATCGAGGAACGTTTCGAAAGACATCGCATCGGCCTCCTGGCGCAGACCGCGGGGCAGGGGTCCATCCACGTGGCTCGCGAACGGTGCTGGGCCCGTTATGGGAGCTGCACTGATTGCGGGTTCGAATGTCATGTGCCGGTCTTCTCAGTTCAGAGGAAGTGACCGACGAAGTAGCGACGACCCACAGCGAGGGGTCGGTCAGGATCAGACCCCGCTGCGGGTTGCTACTACGAGTCGCCTCGGCACGTTGGCGACTCTAGACGCCCCCGCAGGCGGGTGCAAACACATTTCAGGCGGCAACGCGGGTCAGGCGCAAAACCCCGGCCCCAGCGGGCAGCCTGCAACGGTCCGCGAAGTAACGTGAGCGCGCGATGACGTGGTGGGATGCGGCCTTTCTCGCCGCAGCAGGTGTGCTCGGCGGCCTCACCGGGAGCATCGCGGGCTTGGCCTCAGTCGCCACGTATCCCGCACTGTTGCTCGTGGGCCTGCCACCCGTTACGGCCAACGTGACCAACACGGTCGCCGTGGTGTTCAACGGCATCGGGTCGGTGTGGGGCTCGCGTCCTGAACTGAACGGGCAGGGTCCGTGGCTGAAACGTATCGCTCCGGTCGCGGCGGCGGGAGGACTGGTCGGCGCCGTTCTGCTGTTGTCGCTCCCGGCCGAGGGCTTCGAGAAGGTGGTTCCCCTTCTCCTCGCATTCGCCTCGGTGGCCATCCTCATCCCGGCCCGCCAGCGCAAGGATGCGACGGTGGCCAGTCACCGAAGACACACGGTGACGTTGGTACTCGAGTCGGCCGCGATCTTCGTAATTTGTATCTATGGCGGCTATTTCGGTGCAGCCGCGGGTGTTCTCCTGCTCGCGATACTGCTCCGGGCGGGCGGGGCGACGCTCGCGCACGCCAATGCGGGCAAGAACGTCATCCTCGGCATCGCCAACGTCGTCGCGGCGGTCATCTTCGTCTTCGTCGCACCGGTGCAGTGGTCGGCGGTCGTCCCTCTCGGCTTGGGCTGCCTCGTCGGATCACGGCTGGGTCCCGTCGTCGTGCGTCACGCACCTGCCAAGCCGATTCGGCTGGCGATCGGTGCTGCGGGACTGGCGCTGGCCGTCAAACTCGGGTTTGACGCCTTCGGCTAGTTAAGGTCAAACGGGTTGTCGCCCTTCACGACCCGGGTACCGATATCGATCAGGTTCTGGGCATTGGCATGCAGCGCCTCGCCTGCGTCGCGGCTCGCCTTGCCCATCAGGTAGCGCGACCAGGTGCCCTCGATGACCACACCGAGCTTGAAACACGCCATCGCCATGTACCAATCGAGTCTCGGCGTCTCACGTCCGCCGGCGTCCCAGTAGGCCTCGAGAAGTTCGCGCCGGGTGGCCAGCCCACCGAGTGCGCCAAGCGCACCCCCCGCGGTGATCGTGCTGGTGTCCAGCGGCCAGGTGATCAGCATCCAGCCGAGATCGAGCAGCGGGTCACCGACGGTGCACATCTCCCAGTCCACGAACGCTGCCAGCTCCGGTTTGTCGCGCCGCAGCAGAACATTGCTCATATGCGGGTCGCCGTGCATGATTCCCGGCTCGCTCTCCGGCGGGATGTTGGCAAGAAGCCAGTCGGCAAGGTCGGTGACAGCCAGCGATTCGGGCTCGTAGCGCTCGTGCCGATAGCTTTCCAACAGCCGCAGAAACTGCGGAACCTGGCGCTCCACAAAAGACCCCGGCCGTTTCAGCTCCGCGAGCGGCTTACCCTCCCATGCGGCGTTCCCCAGCCGTGCCAAGCTCGCCGCATAGGAGAGGCCGACATCGTGTCGGAAAGACTGGTCGCGGACGTACGCCTCGGCCACTTCGCTGCCGGGGTTGAAACCGTCGATCTCCTC contains:
- a CDS encoding phosphotransferase family protein: MPDDAQQLPTLSDDDQAALQRWAQQQGLGSTVSDVQPLTGGTQNIVVRIHIDGRPMVLRRPPLHPRPTSDKTMLREIAALRTLAGSDVPHPGFIAGCEDLDVLGVVFYLMEEIDGFNPGSEVAEAYVRDQSFRHDVGLSYAASLARLGNAAWEGKPLAELKRPGSFVERQVPQFLRLLESYRHERYEPESLAVTDLADWLLANIPPESEPGIMHGDPHMSNVLLRRDKPELAAFVDWEMCTVGDPLLDLGWMLITWPLDTSTITAGGALGALGGLATRRELLEAYWDAGGRETPRLDWYMAMACFKLGVVIEGTWSRYLMGKASRDAGEALHANAQNLIDIGTRVVKGDNPFDLN
- a CDS encoding 2-isopropylmalate synthase, whose amino-acid sequence is MTFEPAISAAPITGPAPFASHVDGPLPRGLRQEADAMSFETFLDQYAPTTGPLRLGQWECADADRPATRLGPQARTYKATLAVGDRISTSSAKACGPVAALTEMLYERGIAVEMTAFHQLPAGDNTATFIRGSGGGHSEWAVGLADDPTQSALRAVIACANRLLAA
- a CDS encoding sulfite exporter TauE/SafE family protein, whose product is MTWWDAAFLAAAGVLGGLTGSIAGLASVATYPALLLVGLPPVTANVTNTVAVVFNGIGSVWGSRPELNGQGPWLKRIAPVAAAGGLVGAVLLLSLPAEGFEKVVPLLLAFASVAILIPARQRKDATVASHRRHTVTLVLESAAIFVICIYGGYFGAAAGVLLLAILLRAGGATLAHANAGKNVILGIANVVAAVIFVFVAPVQWSAVVPLGLGCLVGSRLGPVVVRHAPAKPIRLAIGAAGLALAVKLGFDAFG
- a CDS encoding DUF4267 domain-containing protein, with amino-acid sequence MADNQRSVAGRVLAALAIGRIAAGVLAWLSPSLTARVFGMDADGGQSHYAWRLFGVRDVVIGMGTLLSSGAQQRAFVTAGLACDVGDGAAGAVAISRGDFTRSTAGAPVTVPVLAVALGAWALRGIAR
- a CDS encoding cytochrome P450, which encodes MPTTISTKDYLLDKAKRRLTPSITNFPGMSVVERRLLNTDFPQKTMTNPPPGSELKGVAGDAGLPILGHMIEMFRGGPDYLLHIYRKYGPLYYADSPVLPAVTALGPDAAQAIYSNRNKDFNQQGWVPVIGPFFHRGLMLLDFEEHMFHRRIMQEAFVRSRLVGYQEQVDKVVSQVIANDWVTNDPRFLMYPAMKELTLDIASMVFMGHEPGTDHELVTKVNNAFTTTTRAGNAIIRKPVPPFTWWRGMQARKLLEDYFEERVRERRGKDGSDLLTVLCQTEDEDGNKFSDDDIVNHMIFLMMAAHDTSTSTATTMIYHLAKHPEWQDRCRDESDRLGDGPLDIDSLEKLESLDLVMNESIRLVTPVQWAMRQTVRDTELLGYYLPKGTNVIAYPGMNHRLEEFYPEPMKFDPLRFTEPRNEHKSHRYAFSPFGGGAHKCIGMTFGQFEVKTILHRLLRKYRLELPHKGYTTEWDYGGMPVPKDGMHIVLRPLH